The following are from one region of the Nicotiana tabacum cultivar K326 chromosome 3, ASM71507v2, whole genome shotgun sequence genome:
- the LOC107810696 gene encoding zinc-finger homeodomain protein 6-like has product MEHTGQDKDMGMPNCIGFNSSHLNQQESTPFAAAKLPTAPIVSSLPDRTRNEQISHGNTIFSPNQTLDHQHNLTPNSDPDPTIIAAQLRQQSTTSASDRNSSIRYKECLKNHAASLGGHVLDGCGEFMPSGEEGTPEYLKCAACDCHRNFHRKETEDELQTAGVYRNNSNSHRVHIQTPPSLPVPPQQQHHHKYSHNYSRGPMPPVMMNFGGNTGVPAESSSEDLNMFHSNAGGQGVIQPCAFSVSKKRFRTKFTQQQKEKMQEFAEKLEWRIQKQDEQEVQQFCNEVGVKRQVFKVFMHNCKQAIKRKQT; this is encoded by the coding sequence ATGGAACACACAGGTCAAGACAAGGATATGGGCATGCCCAATTGTATCGGTTTTAATTCATCTCACCTCAACCAGCAAGAATCAACACCCTTTGCTGCAGCCAAACTCCCCACTGCTCCTATAGTTTCAAGTCTACCAGATAGAACAAGAAATGAACAAATTAGCCATGGAAATACCATATTCAGTCCTAACCAAACCCTAGATCATCAGCATAATCTTACTCCAAATTCAGATCCAGATCCGACTATTATTGCAGCACAGCTTCGACAACAATCGACAACCTCAGCAAGCGACAGGAACAGCTCCATCCGATACAAAGAATGTCTCAAGAATCATGCGGCAAGCTTGGGAGGACATGTCCTCGATGGTTGCGGAGAATTCATGCCAAGTGGAGAAGAAGGAACCCCAGAATACCTGAAATGTGCAGCTTGTGATTGCCACCGCAATTTCCATCGGAAAGAGACTGAGGACGAATTACAAACAGCTGGTGTGTATAGAAATAATAGCAACAGCCACCGTGTACACATCCAGACTCCGCCTTCTCTTCCAGTTCCGCCGCAGCAGCAACACCATCATAAGTACTCTCACAACTATTCTAGAGGTCCGATGCCACCAGTGATGATGAACTTCGGAGGGAACACCGGAGTTCCGGCTGAATCATCGAGTGAAGATCTGAACATGTTTCACTCGAACGCCGGAGGACAAGGGGTGATTCAACCTTGTGCTTTTTCGGTGTCAAAGAAGAGATTTCGAACGAAATTCACTCAACAGCAGAAGGAGAAAATGCAAGAATTTGCTGAGAAGCTGGAATGGAGGATTCAGAAACAAGATGAGCAAGAAGTGCAGCAGTTCTGTAACGAAGTGGGCGTGAAGAGACAAGTGTTTAAGGTATTTATGCACAACTGCAAACAAGCTATCAAGAGGAAACAAACTTAA
- the LOC107810697 gene encoding uncharacterized protein LOC107810697: MGKRTALFVVSVVGMLAVSWCWGEEAAEKANMAAGEMNNKGQQVKQSASEAMDDAKEKTGSWADWVAGKFSQCQDEAQGLMDKAKDTASNARDSINTAAHGTQKYGSQKASEMADMASDKYGDAKNLASEKANQAMDAAADTTRHASERGKENAYDAYAYASEKTGKATNMATDFAKDKAHDAYASASAKAGRATNVASDMAADAKERAKHKAFDANDFAKEKAHDVYASASDKAGRATNIASDMAADAKERIKDKAYDAHDFAKEKAHDAYASTSDKAGRATNIASEMAANAKDKAYDAKDFAKEKAHDAFASALDKAGRATDVASDMAASAKERAKDKAYDANDFAKEKVHDAYATASDKAGRATNIASDIAADAKERAKHKAYEASDFASEKAHDAVNAASEMGSSAKEKVKDKAYNAYGFANNKAGQAMEKASDMAGDAKEIGKDKAYDAYGYAYDKMDQARDGASNIAGNSKDTMKAKASDASYDFASGKADKTIRMATDRANDAKEKAFDGYEGAKSKAYETYRSAKHNMNEQVKDKYETAKEKASEATGKVGAKMRSGGKEL; this comes from the exons ATGGGGAAGAGGACAGCATTATTTGTAGTGTCGGTGGTGGGGATGTTGGCCGTGAGCTGGTGTTGGGGAGAGGAGGCGGCGGAGAAAGCAAATATGGCGGCGGGAGAGATGAATAACAAAGGTCAACAGGTTAAGCAAAGTGCTTCTGAAGCAATGGACGATGCTAAAGAGAAGACTGGCTCTTGGGCTGATTGGGTCGCTGGCAAATTCTCACA GTGTCAAGACGAGGCCCAAGGATTAATGGATAAGGCTAAGGATACCGCATCAAATGCAAGAGATTCCATAAATACTGCAGCACATG GAACCCAAAAGTATGGTTCTCAAAAGGCCAGTGAAATGGCTGACATGGCATCCGACAAATATGGTGATGCTAAAAATCTTGCTTCCGAGAAGGCCAATCAAGCTATGGATGCAGCTGCAGATACCACTCGTCACGCCAgtgaaagaggaaaagaaaatgcATATGACGCTTATGCCTATGCATCGGAGAAAACTGGTAAAGCCACAAACATGGCTACCGATTTCGCCAAAGATAAAGCTCATGATGCTTATGCCTCCGCATCTGCTAAGGCAGGTCGAGCCACTAACGTTGCTTCTGATATGGCTGCTGACGCCAAAGAAAGAGCCAAACATAAAGCTTTTGATGCCAATGATTTTGCCAAAGAGAAGGCTCATGATGTTTATGCCTCGGCATCTGATAAGGCAGGTCGAGCCACTAACATTGCTTCAGATATGGCTGCTGACGCCAAAGAAAGAATTAAAGATAAGGCTTATGATGCCCATGATTTTGCCAAAGAGAAAGCTCATGATGCTTATGCCTCCACATCGGATAAGGCAGGTCGAGCCACAAACATTGCTTCAGAGATGGCCGCTAACGCCAAAGATAAAGCTTATGATGCCAAAGATTTTGCCAAAGAGAAGGCTCATGATGCTTTTGCCTCGGCATTGGATAAGGCAGGTCGAGCCACAGACGTTGCTTCAGATATGGCCGCTAGCGCCAAAGAAAGAGCCAAAGATAAAGCTTATGATGCCAATGATTTTGCCAAAGAGAAAGTTCACGATGCTTATGCTACCGCATCGGATAAGGCAGGTCGAGCCACAAACATTGCTTCAGATATTGCCGCTGACGCCAAAGAAAGAGCCAAACATAAGGCTTATGAGGCCAGTGATTTTGCCTCTGAGAAGGCGCACGATGCAGTAAATGCAGCTTCCGAAATGGGTAGTTCAGCTAAAGAGAAGGTTAAGGATAAAGCTTATAATGCCTATGGTTTTGCAAATAACAAAGCAGGTCAAGCAATGGAAAAGGCTTCAGACATGGCCGGTGATGCCAAAGAAATTGGTAAAGACAAAGCTTATGATGCTTATGGATATGCATATGACAAGATGGACCAAGCAAGGGACGGGGCTTCTAACATTGCTGGTAATTCAAAAGACACTATGAAAGCCAAAGCATCCGATGCATCATATGATTTTGCCTCCGGTAAAGCGGATAAAACCATACGAATGGCTACTGATAGAGCCAACGATGCGAAAGAGAAAGCATTTGATGGATATGAGGGTGCGAAATCAAAGGCTTATGAAACTTATAGGTCTGCTAAGCATAACATGAATGAACAAGTCAAGGATAAGTATGAAACTGCAAAAGAGAAGGCTTCGGAAGCTACAGGCAAAGTTGGAGCAAAGATGAGAAGTGGCGGTAAAGAATTATGA